AATCTGGCGGTTATTTTTATCAAGAGCCTCATTAAATTCCGGTTTTAATTCACCCTCGCTAATTAACATCTGGGTGTAACCTAAAACAGGCTCCTTATCGAAAGCAAGAGATGAGGGAGGGCTGCTTTTCCAAGCCATTTCACCATGGTTGGCATAATAACGAGTACAGGCGTTAATATACTCAATCGCCACATTTTCCGCATTACTATCTTGAGTCCTGTGAAGATATTCAAGGGGATTAATTATTACTATCAAAATAGCTACTAAAATAGCCAAAACAACAAGAGTAATTAAAACCTCGCTTAGGGTGAGGCCTTTAGACAAGGGAGTAAGATCTTTCGATGAATTCAGAGCTAGCTTACTCTTCATAGTGAGATATTTTTATCATAACATAAATGTCATTTCTTAACTAAAATAACTGAAATTTCATCAGCGTAAATTTCCCTCCATTTGCCGTCTCTTTTCAAAAAATCCTCAAAAAGAGGGTTACGATGATAAAGAATCCAACTAATGTCATACTTCTCTAAAACTTTCTCCCAGCCTTCTTTGAGATCAGTTACAGTTTGATATTCAGTAAAAATCGGCTCTTCGGGGACTCTCCCATCAATAAAAACAGGATATTCTCTCAGCTCCCAAATTAAAAAGCCCCCCCAATTATAGCCATTAAACATCTTACCAAAAGGCTTTTCTTTTTTGATAGACTCTATCGCCTTGCAAGGATAATTCATCAACTGACAATAAGACGGGGAGGTAACTGAAGAACCGGCATTTAATATTGTCCTCGTATTAGCCGTAATTTTTGGGATTGAAATAACTAACATCACCACAACCGCAAGAAAATTTAAAAATGGTAGAAAGGGCTTCAACTTTCGAGCACGGAGATAATCCTTTAAGACAACAATCATTGCCGGAATGAAGATTAAAAAGAAAAAGGGTTTGTTTCTCATCGATAAAGTAGAAAAATAAATGAATATTGGCAGTAGGACTAAATACTTTACATTCTTTTTCGAAATTGGTTTTATGATAAATATGGCTATTGAGAAAATAATGCCTAGAAAAAATAAAACCCCAGATAAATCCAAAAAGGTTGGTGGTAACCATTCATTGATAGACGTCCGCACCTCCCCTTTAAAAGAGGTTTGGGTAGCAATATTAACTGGTAATAAAAAAGCCTTAATCAATTCAAAAGGCAGCAGTCCCTCAAATTGGCCAGCATGAGGCCTAATATTTGC
This genomic stretch from Patescibacteria group bacterium harbors:
- a CDS encoding prepilin-type N-terminal cleavage/methylation domain-containing protein; the encoded protein is MKSKLALNSSKDLTPLSKGLTLSEVLITLVVLAILVAILIVIINPLEYLHRTQDSNAENVAIEYINACTRYYANHGEMAWKSSPPSSLAFDKEPVLGYTQMLISEGELKPEFNEALDKNNRQIYLTAKTNPPEVIVCFDPGSKSLSVDEETRYGFDGSLKEGCPDPGEECYWCLRQE